From the Synechococcus sp. HK01-R genome, one window contains:
- a CDS encoding carbohydrate porin, translated as MQRLLTRLLATSSIGLLNLCCPAQAGPIQTLLGLPEWVDFSVDYTTEPMGGLLGGENPSAATWFQQTVVGLTIGSGLGKDTSNWREIDHWQVNLELTNAAGDPDLATELGSFFNPQTVVNPVGTWITQASVSRNQGDGWWSAQAGLMSIGPQFLTAPALDNYTNATLNNTLNVAIPGVPINPFVAPGIAVAAHSSSLGDLRYGYYNLDSETAIAASLGVDPGQPDVRGSVQVLEWSLNPLAHRKELLAPIEGKDGTTVARQLPAPLLQLGGMLSNTAWPGSAGTELGEGLNRIVYGTITWPVTLPIGIDNRLWLAGNLGLDPAKNPVPSFAAGGWLSQGVLPNRPDDVLALGITRNSFSPTLNPGLTYEGVIELNYSINISEVVQVQPLMQWLINPSGSGTVPGSWIGGVQVNLNL; from the coding sequence ATGCAGCGCCTTCTGACGCGCCTTCTGGCGACCTCTTCCATTGGGCTGCTCAACCTCTGCTGTCCAGCGCAGGCAGGTCCGATCCAGACGCTGCTTGGGCTTCCTGAATGGGTGGACTTCAGCGTCGACTACACAACAGAACCCATGGGGGGGCTGCTTGGGGGTGAGAACCCATCAGCCGCTACCTGGTTCCAACAGACGGTCGTGGGGCTCACGATCGGCAGTGGTCTGGGCAAAGACACAAGCAACTGGCGCGAAATCGACCACTGGCAGGTGAACCTGGAGCTCACCAACGCCGCCGGCGACCCTGACCTCGCCACTGAACTGGGCTCCTTCTTCAACCCTCAGACGGTCGTGAATCCGGTGGGCACCTGGATCACCCAGGCGAGTGTCAGCCGCAATCAAGGAGATGGCTGGTGGAGTGCCCAGGCGGGCCTGATGTCGATTGGCCCTCAGTTCCTGACGGCACCAGCCCTGGACAACTACACCAACGCCACCCTCAACAACACCCTGAACGTGGCGATCCCCGGGGTGCCAATCAACCCTTTCGTGGCTCCCGGGATCGCCGTGGCTGCCCACAGCAGCTCCCTGGGGGATCTGCGCTACGGCTACTACAACCTGGATTCTGAAACGGCCATTGCCGCCAGCCTCGGTGTGGATCCCGGGCAGCCTGATGTGCGCGGCAGCGTCCAGGTGCTCGAGTGGAGTCTCAATCCTCTGGCCCATCGGAAGGAGCTGTTGGCGCCGATCGAAGGCAAGGATGGCACCACGGTGGCCAGACAGCTGCCAGCACCGCTGCTGCAGCTGGGCGGAATGCTCTCCAACACCGCCTGGCCAGGAAGCGCAGGCACAGAGCTGGGTGAAGGGTTGAACCGGATCGTGTATGGAACGATCACCTGGCCCGTCACCCTGCCGATCGGGATCGATAACCGCCTCTGGCTGGCTGGCAATCTCGGCCTTGATCCCGCCAAGAACCCTGTGCCGAGCTTCGCCGCAGGGGGCTGGCTCTCTCAAGGTGTCCTGCCCAATCGTCCGGACGATGTGCTTGCACTGGGTATCACCCGCAACAGCTTCAGCCCAACACTCAACCCCGGACTGACCTACGAAGGCGTGATTGAACTCAATTACTCCATCAACATCTCTGAGGTGGTGCAGGTGCAACCACTGATGCAGTGGCTGATCAATCCCTCAGGCAGTGGCACTGTTCCCGGAAGCTGGATTGGGGGTGTGCAGGTCAATCTGAACCTGTGA
- the hemL gene encoding glutamate-1-semialdehyde 2,1-aminomutase, which yields MTAPTLNTSRSQAIFSAAQALMPGGVSSPVRAFKSVGGQPIVFDRVKGSYAWDVDGNKYIDYIGSWGPAICGHAHPEVISALQEAIEKGTSFGAPCALENTLAEMVIEAVPSVEMVRFVNSGTEACMAVLRLIRAFTGRDKVIKFEGCYHGHADMFLVKAGSGVATLGLPDSPGVPRSTTANTLTAPYNDLEAVKQLFAENPDAIAGVILEPIVGNAGFITPEPGFLEGLREITKEHGALLVFDEVMTGFRISYGGAQAHFGVTPDLTTMGKVIGGGLPVGAYGGRREIMEMVAPAGPMYQAGTLSGNPLAMTAGIKTLELLKQPGSYEKLTASTERLIQGILEAGREAGLPITGGSVSAMFGFFLCEGPVRNFEEAKAADTERFGRLHRAMLERGIYLAPSAFEAGFTSLAHSDADIDATLAAFRESFAEIA from the coding sequence GTGACAGCTCCCACCTTGAACACCTCCCGCTCCCAGGCCATCTTCAGTGCCGCTCAGGCTCTGATGCCTGGTGGCGTGAGCTCTCCGGTGCGCGCCTTCAAGTCGGTGGGCGGCCAGCCGATCGTGTTCGACCGGGTGAAGGGCTCCTACGCCTGGGATGTGGATGGCAATAAATACATCGATTACATCGGCAGCTGGGGACCGGCCATCTGCGGCCATGCCCATCCCGAAGTGATCAGCGCCCTGCAGGAAGCCATCGAGAAGGGCACCAGCTTCGGCGCTCCCTGCGCCCTGGAGAACACCCTCGCCGAGATGGTGATCGAGGCAGTGCCCAGCGTCGAGATGGTGCGCTTCGTGAACAGCGGCACCGAGGCTTGCATGGCGGTGCTGCGTCTGATCCGCGCCTTCACAGGTCGCGACAAGGTGATCAAGTTCGAGGGCTGCTACCACGGCCACGCGGACATGTTCCTGGTCAAGGCCGGTTCAGGTGTGGCCACCCTTGGCCTGCCCGACTCACCGGGGGTGCCCCGCAGCACCACGGCCAACACGCTCACCGCCCCTTACAACGACCTGGAGGCCGTCAAGCAGCTTTTCGCTGAAAACCCCGATGCCATCGCCGGAGTGATCCTGGAGCCGATCGTCGGCAACGCTGGCTTCATCACCCCAGAACCCGGGTTCCTGGAAGGGCTCCGGGAGATCACCAAGGAACACGGCGCTCTTCTCGTCTTTGACGAAGTGATGACCGGCTTCCGCATCAGCTACGGCGGCGCCCAAGCCCACTTCGGTGTCACGCCCGATCTCACCACCATGGGCAAGGTGATTGGTGGCGGTCTGCCCGTTGGTGCCTACGGCGGACGCCGCGAGATCATGGAGATGGTGGCTCCCGCGGGGCCGATGTATCAGGCCGGCACCCTGAGCGGCAATCCCCTGGCGATGACGGCCGGGATTAAGACCCTGGAGCTGCTGAAGCAACCCGGCAGCTACGAGAAGCTCACCGCCAGCACCGAACGCCTGATCCAGGGCATCCTCGAGGCGGGCCGTGAAGCTGGACTACCGATCACTGGCGGCAGTGTCAGCGCCATGTTTGGCTTCTTCCTCTGTGAGGGTCCGGTTCGCAATTTCGAAGAAGCCAAGGCCGCTGATACCGAGCGCTTTGGCCGCCTGCATCGCGCCATGCTCGAGCGCGGGATCTACCTCGCACCGAGCGCCTTCGAGGCGGGCTTCACCTCTCTGGCCCATAGCGATGCCGACATCGATGCCACCCTCGCGGCCTTCCGCGAGAGTTTTGCTGAAATCGCCTGA